A single genomic interval of Camelina sativa cultivar DH55 chromosome 11, Cs, whole genome shotgun sequence harbors:
- the LOC104725027 gene encoding prohibitin-7, mitochondrial yields the protein MNVKQVPNVPGSPALSALLKVGVIGGLGLYCIANSMYNVEGGHRAIVFNRLTGIKDKVYPEGTHFMIPWFERPIIYDVRARPYLADSQTGSNDLQTVSVGLRVLTRPMGDRLPEIYRTLGVNYGERVLPSIINETLKAVVAQYNASQLITQREAVSREIRNIVTERASKFNIALDDVSITNLRFGKEFTEAIEKKQVAAQEAERAKFIVEKAEQDKKSAVIRAQGEAKSAQLIGQAIANNEAFITLRKIEAAREIAQTIAKSANKVYLNSSDLLLNLQAMNLEPSPNT from the exons ATGAATGTCAAACAAGTTCCAAACGTTCCTGGATCCCCTGCACTCTCTGCCTTGCTTAAGGTCGGTGTTATTGGTGGGCTTGGACTCTATTGCATTGCTAACAGCATGTATAACGTCGAAGGAGGACACCGTGCCATCGTGTTTAACCGGTTAACCGGTATCAAAGATAAG GTTTATCCAGAGGGCACACATTTTATGATACCATGGTTTGAAAGACCAATTATCTATGATGTTCGTGCACGTCCTTACCTTGCGGATAGCCAAACTGGAAGTAATGATCTTCAAACg GTTTCAGTTGGTCTTAGGGTTCTTACACGTCCTATGGGAGACCGCTTGCCCGAGATTTACAGAACACTTGGTGTGAATTACGGAGAGCGAGTTCTCCCTTCCATCATCAATGAAACACTGAAAGCAGTAGTGGCTCAGTACAATGCCAGCCAGCTCATTACACAGAGAGAA GCTGTGAGCAGGGAGATACGCAATATTGTGACAGAGCGAGCATCTAAATTCAACATTGCTCTAGATGATGTCTCCATCACAAACCTCAGATTTGGCAAAGAGTTCACTGAAGCAATCGAGAAAAAACAAGTTGCGGCTCAGGAAGCAGAACGGGCTAAGTTCATTGTCGAAAAGGCTGAGCAAGACAAGAAAAGTGCTGTTATCCGCGCCCAG GGAGAAGCTAAGAGTGCTCAACTCATAGGTCAAGCTATTGCGAACAACGAAGCTTTCATCACTTTGAGGAAGATTGAAGCTGCAAGAGAGATTGCTCAGACCATAGCAAAATCGGCCAACAAGGTTTACCTAAACTCCAGCGATCTTTTACTTAATCTCCAAGCAATGAACTTGGAGCCTAGCCCTAACacgtag
- the LOC104725028 gene encoding fasciclin-like arabinogalactan protein 13 — MATIHLTLAPLLLLILTAVFLSTEITAQPAAPAPGPAGPINITAILEKGGQFVTFIRLLNTTQIGSQINIQLNSSSEGMTVLAPTDNAFQNLKPGTLNKLSPDDQVKLILYHVSPKYYTLEDLLSVSNPVRTQASGRDVGGVYGLNFTGQGNQVKVSTGVVETRLSTSLRQERPLAVYVVDMVLLPEEMFGERKTSPVAPAPKKSKSPDVSDDSDSSKKAAAPTEKSGSGDMKSGLGFGLGLVVLSLKFLF, encoded by the coding sequence ATGGCCACCATTCATCTAACTCTAGCTCCTCTCCTCCTACTTATCCTCACCGCGGTCTTCCTCTCCACAGAGATAACTGCTCAACCCGCCGCTCCCGCCCCTGGCCCTGCCGGTCCCATCAACATCACAGCGATACTCGAAAAAGGCGGTCAGTTTGTTACATTTATCCGTCTTCTAAACACAACTCAAATCGGAAGCCAAATCAACATCCAACTCAACAGTTCATCTGAAGGCATGACCGTGTTAGCACCAACAGACAACGCTTTCCAAAACCTTAAACCCGGAACACTGAACAAGTTAAGCCCGGACGACCAAGTCAAGCTCATTCTTTACCATGTTAGTCCCAAATACTACACATTGGAGGATCTTCTCTCTGTAAGTAACCCGGTCAGGACTCAAGCTTCAGGTCGAGACGTTGGCGGGGTTTACGGGCTTAACTTCACCGGTCAAGGGAATCAAGTCAAAGTATCTACCGGTGTCGTTGAGACACGTCTCAGTACTTCATTAAGACAAGAACGTCCTCTAGCGGTTTACGTGGTGGACATGGTACTGTTGCCGGAAGAGATGTTCGGAGAGCGTAAGACCTCACCAGTGGCGCCTGCTCCGAAGAAATCAAAATCCCCTGATGTCTCGGATGACTCAGACTCCTCTAAGAAAGCAGCTGCTCCGACGGAGAAGTCTGGCTCCGGTGATATGAAGTCTGGATTAGGTTTTGGTCTTGGACTTGTTGTCTTGTCTTTGAAATTCCTCTTCTGA
- the LOC104728611 gene encoding prohibitin-7, mitochondrial-like, with amino-acid sequence MNVKQVPNVPGSPALSALLKVGVIGGLGLYCIANSMYNVEGGHRAIVFNRLTGIKDKVYPEGTHFMIPWFERPIIYDVRARPYLADSQTGSNDLQTVSVGLRVLTRPMGDRLPEIYRTLGVNYGERVLPSIINETXKKHFSNQSVNLIKF; translated from the exons ATGAATGTCAAACAAGTTCCAAACGTTCCTGGATCCCCTGCACTCTCTGCCTTGCTTAAGGTCGGTGTTATTGGTGGGCTTGGACTCTATTGCATTGCTAACAGCATGTATAACGTCGAAGGAGGACACCGTGCCATCGTGTTTAACCGGTTAACCGGTATCAAAGATAAG GTTTATCCAGAGGGCACACATTTTATGATACCATGGTTTGAAAGACCAATTATCTATGATGTTCGTGCACGTCCTTACCTTGCGGATAGCCAAACTGGAAGTAATGATCTTCAAACg GTTTCAGTTGGTCTTAGGGTTCTTACACGTCCTATGGGAGACCGCTTGCCCGAGATTTACAGAACACTTGGTGTGAATTACGGAGAGCGAGTTCTCCCTTCCATCATCAATGAAACACNCAAGAAGCATTTTAGTAATCAATCAGTAAAtctgattaaattttaa